A genome region from Hevea brasiliensis isolate MT/VB/25A 57/8 chromosome 9, ASM3005281v1, whole genome shotgun sequence includes the following:
- the LOC110636265 gene encoding zinc finger protein CONSTANS-LIKE 6 has translation MIIERKAANALAGKTVRPCDGCSCKRARWFCAADDAFLCQTCDESVHSANQLASRHDRVRLESASSKTSGSMNTVVSPPAWIQGFTRKARTPRHNNNKSILVYQQLKDEEKVLMNPLPLVPEIGCEEEGHTVADEDEDQCPCRVPVFDPFAAELCTDDMITCKGTEIAMADEEGNMIFDDSGQEGTTSDLDNLPGFLPSDMDLAEFAADVENLLGIGFEDASPDIKDLGLLDCKEEDDEKFEDKVVKVKDEQDQLEAIFDWNFNNYESPITGDEEEEEKAVPVADTTVMNSGNKKEISRNVSLRLNYEAVITAWASHGSPWTTGSRPELSPDDCWPDCMDICHNGHHHHRPYGGLGEHAGRGNAGREARVLRYREKRRTRLFSKKIRYEVRKLNAEKRPRMKGRFVKRTSFMGTHAFPYINK, from the exons ATGATCATTGAAAGGAAAGCAGCAAACGCCCTTGCAGGCAAGACTGTTAGACCCTGCGATGGCTGTTCCTGCAAGAGAGCTCGGTGGTTCTGCGCTGCAGATGATGCTTTTCTTTGCCAGACCTGCGATGAATCTGTCCATTCAGCAAACCAGTTAGCCAGCAGGCACGATAGGGTCAGGCTCGAGTCTGCTTCATCTAAGACCAGTGGTTCGATGAACACTGTAGTATCTCCTCCGGCTTGGATTCAAGGGTTCACTAGAAAGGCAAGAACCCCGAGGCATAACAATAACAAGTCCATATTAGTATATCAACAACTTAAAGATGAGGAGAAAGTCTTGATGAATCCTCTTCCTCTTGTTCCTGAGATTGGTTGTGAAGAAGAAGGTCATACTGTTGCTGATGAAGATGAAGATCAGTGTCCGTGTAGGGTTCCTGTGTTTGATCCTTTTGCTGCAGAGCTATGTACTGATGATATGATAACATGTAAAGGAACCGAAATAGCCATGGCGGACGAAGAGGGAAATATGATTTTTGATGATTCTGGACAGGAAGGAACTACAAGTGACCTGGATAATTTACCTGGGTTTTTACCTTCAGATATGGATCTTGCTGAGTTTGCTGCAGACGTTGAGAACCTACTTGGAATAGGATTTGAGGACGCTTCTCCTGATATCAAGGATTTGGGGTTGTTAGATTGTAAGGAGGAAGATGATGAGAAGTTTGAGGACAAAGTAGTGAAGGTCAAGGATGAACAAGATCAACTGGAAGCAATATTTGATTGGAATTTCAATAATTACGAGTCACCGATAACTGGAGATGAAGAAGAGGAGGAGAAGGCAGTACCAGTGGCTGACACAACAGTGATGAATAGTGGAAACAAGAAAGAAATCAGTAGGAATGTATCTTTGAGGCTAAATTATGAAGCAGTCATCACTGCTTGGGCTAGCCATGGCTCTCCATGGACTACAGGAAGCAGACCAGAGCTCAGTCCTGATGATTGCTGGCCTGACTGCATG GATATATGCCATAATGGACATCATCATCACCGCCCTTATGGGGGCCTTGGGGAACACGCAGGCAGAGGCAATGCAGGAAGAGAAGCAAGAGTATTAAGGTACAGAGAAAAGCGAAGGACAAGATTATTTTCGAAGAAGATAAGGTACGAAGTGAGAAAATTGAATGCAGAGAAAAGGCCTAGAATGAAAGGTCGATTCGTTAAGAGGACGTCCTTCATGGGAACTCATGCATTTCCTTACATCAACAAATAA